Within the Glycine max cultivar Williams 82 chromosome 12, Glycine_max_v4.0, whole genome shotgun sequence genome, the region AGAGCATTGTCGGAAACAAAATTTACCACGATTGAGGAAAAGTAAAGAGTAGCTCCAGTACATTAAATAACTGTCGCACTCAAGTTTCCAAGAATTTCACACTCTAGATAGAAAGAGTGAGGCTGAGTAGAAGTACTTAACCCCAGCACTGGCAAAGGCTGGCTAAAGTACTTACAGTGactaaagagaaaagaaaagtaaaaaaaagaaaaactgagTAAGGAAGAAAGAGTTACTTACAATAAATCATCTCTATATGGTGTCACACGCTAGCTAAGGGTCTTTTCCTTGAATTATCCAACTTGTGTATCCTATTGCTATATCATGTCATGTCCACTCCAAGATGCATGCATGACAAACATTCGCATCACTAACAGCTAGCTAGTAGCATGCAGCATGGGATATATATGCATGCTATGCTTTGCAGTAAGAATGTTTCAcaaattgagaaaataaaaaaactagtatAAATTAAGTCTGCAAGATGTAAGAAAATAAAGTGCTAGCTCGAAcatgaaatttaaacaaacttatCCCGAGATATACTAACTCGGCTAAAGCTAACGTGGAGTGGCACATTCTTTAGTACTGTAAGCAACAtagcttttcttcttttctgatATCTGTGCTTGATCGTGTTAGCCGAATCTTATAACCGTATGTAGGCAAAAactagtgtgtgtgtgtgtgtgtgtgtgatagcGTTGAATTGATTCTAGAACgcttataaaaaacaaataagtgTTGAGCTAACTAGCGCATGTGTCTTAAGTAAATCAATCATTCAAGAGAAAGTTTTGTACCGAAATGAGATCACAACGTGTCAGATAGCAGAAACACAAAACATTACATGCACACGCAGTTATACAATTAAAGCAAGCCCATGTATATAGTACACAAAATACTCAactggatgaaaaaaaaaactaaaaaaaaacaaaacataaacacAAATCAATAACCGGAATTGAAATGACAAGAAGAGAATATATCAATTCTATCATGTCCGCGTTAATTTCTGTCAAGTGATGATGGTGGAACTTGGAATGAAGTCAAGTCGAGGAGTTCAGTGGAACACATATCCAAATCGTTTGAGAATTTCTCTGATCCATCAAGGACATAACAATTCGGGTGATGCGGTTATTGACCACATAcacatgttatatatatggtCAAAGTTACAAGAGATGAGTAgcggaagaagaagcaagaccTGACATATCAGTCCATGAATAGTATTGGTTATTTTCTGAAACATTGAGTGTTGATCTTGACAAATTCAAAGCTCCACTTTCTTCCATTTTAACCGATGGCATCTGAGAAACCCTAGAATTCGTTGCTATGTCTCCACCAAAACCAGAAGGTGTTTCAATCCCTTCATTTTGAAAAGGGTACGAACCAGCAGAAGTTGATTCAAAACCATTCAAGAAAGGAACCTGTTGTATGCGCCACTGATCCATTCCTCCACCAGCAGCTGAAGAATTACCAATCTGAAACCCCATGTTCTCGTTCTGTCCGTGAATCTCACGCAACCCGAGACCCATGTTTCCAACAGCATAACGGTTAAGGTTCTGAAGAGATGCCATGAAGGGAAGGTTCGGTGGCTGTGGCAACTGACCAACTAGTTCATGAGTGGTTCCACCAGAGGGTGTTGCACTCGTGGAACCAGAAAGTGTTTGTTTCTCCGATGAGGCAGGAGACTTAGAGCGACTCCTTTTGTTCTTCTTGTTCCTACGGCACCCTCCACCCACAGGAACGTTTCTTAGAGCACCCCCACTTGTCCAATAGCGCCTACAAGTCTTACAGAAATGGCGTGGTTGAGAGAGGCTATAGTTGTTGAAGTAGCAAAATTTAGTGTTGGTGGAATCGCAACGTGGACACTTGAGAGCTGCTTCTGGTGGTGGTATCTTAGCTAGCCTAGCTCGATCTGCCATGGAACCTGGCCTGATTGAACCAACAGAACCTCCCACATGAGGTTGATGTGGTGGCAAAGGTGGAAGAAGCTGGGAGTTATCACCACCATTATTACTTGCTTGAGGATGGTTTGGTTGCTGCAAAAACAGATCaagaacaaaaggaaaagaaaggaaagaagaaaaaattaattatatgatggCAATTGGAAACAAAATCTGGTATATTCAAGGAGATATTACAAGGAATAGGAATAATATTAGCTTttgcaattataattttttttttttgttttgaactttctTTTTAGGGTTCAGAAGCTGTGGCTGAAAATTGAGGAAAAACTTACCTGCTGCCAATTGGGAGGATCTACAAAGACTGGAATAGAGGAGAAAACCATGGTGTTCCAatgcttttatgttttttctttttataaagttTGATGGCTCTTTAGGGAGATGGTGGGAGAATCACACCAAGGGAATACCAGAGAggagaaagaaagggaaaaagagCATTAAAGGAGGAGGAGGGTGGAGGGAAAGAAAGCAGGAAGAggctttaatttcttttctttgcgCTTATTCCCTCATTCCtcatctctttttgttttatttattttttagggtttTGAGTGGACGAAGTTTCTTAACCtataagcttctttttttttaatggcttGGTCTGTAAATTTGTTCAGCAAAAGGGGATAGTGGCTCCCATGCATGGAAGAGAAAGTTATGATTACTGTGTATATATGCGTGTGTGTGGCAACATTGCTAATCGCTGTCTATTCATGGATGATGGTGGAATCAGCttacataatcaaattaaaagatttttaacCTTAACAATCGAGCTGACATATTGACATGTTCCCAAGTACACTATTAAATTAATACTCAAACAaccaaaatgaaatgaaataaaattatgaacatCACACGTTGGAGTAAATCTTATAATTCAGACACTTAAAAAGCCTAACTGATTAAATAGCCCTACGCTTGCAGTTCATGAAcaagtgtattttttaaaattaaaaaaaatataaaaagtactcCAATTCATATAAAAGGTTCAGAAAAACGAAACATTCAGAACTGAGTAATAAAGTTAAACTAAACGAACCGTGCACCGTAAAGGCGACCAACACCAATCCGAAAAAGTGCATCTATCCCCTACAATTATCAATGGCTGGGGAGTACTAGatgagaaaaaaatggaaagaaggTAAAATAATTCGTTCACTCATTTAAGAGGCTGACaggcaaaatgaaaatacatttaTTACATAGTTTCAAATGCATGTCACGAAATGGAGGTCTATATATCAATCATTGAATAATGTTGGACTGTGTAtttaaactttgaagtttaatttccTGAACTCCTATCGAATTATTTGCTAATGAAAGTATTGAAATAAGAGCAAATATAAAGCTAGCAATTAATAAAGTAaagtaaaataagatttttgaaGTTAAATCTTTTCTTTAAATACTAAAGTGAAAAGTTTCAGTGATTTTCATGTGCATGTACTTATggtattttattaaatgttaatttttttataagaaaagaatcattttaaaaataatagtcaAATAAAAATGCATTGCGTGTGGATATGTATCAATTTTCACTCCTATCATTTTGCGTCTGCTGATGAAACACACCCATTGAGTCACCCACTAATATGTCAGATTTTTTTCGAAATACGATTTTGCAAAGGATGCGGCAAGTGGAGTAATTATAGAAAAGACGAGACAAGTAAATCAGAAAGAAAGCAGGAAAGGGGAAAGAAAGTTTGCAAAATTGTCATATATAATGTGTtgcattataaatatataattggcGCTAGTCTTTATTAATTGCTAgctttacttttttataaactCAGCACCAGTAAATTGAAGGCTTAAAGTTGTGGCCAGATCCTTTTTGGGCACAGCACCAACACTTAAATAAGACTTGAATACATGAAATGCTATGTTTATCCAACTATATCATGAATATCTTTATAAGTTGCTAGACAAGATCTTCTAGTTGCCTGGCTCTTAGCTTTAATGGTTCAATAATTAATACTTCAAAATAGAGGGCTATTGATTAATTAACGTGTGTTCTTTTGTCTATTTATGCATAGCTTTATCTTTGATAACCTCCTTTTTTTCCGGTGCAGAGACCCCCAAATTTGGTAGAGTGAAAAACAACATATTCTTTTTGTAAGTGGGCCGGAGTCGCACTCGGAAATGGGGAATGAAATGCAACCATGATGAGATCAATGTCGTTTCTTCATCGATAAGAAATTTTTTGATCTGCTATCAAGCTTCGTCATGCATTCATGCCCTTTTTGGATAACTTAGCATGCACTGTTAGAGGACTATTGTTCTGCTTTTCCAAAATTTATTCAAGAAGAGGGGATCTATCCATGACGAGATTTTTGCCCATTTTCTTGTAGACTTTTCCATGGATTACtatgtaaattttaaagaaaaacttatttcCCAGTGCATTTCCATCCTCAAGAAAAACTTTCATAGATAAGTTTTCCTTACGAGTttcagaatttttaaaaattcttgtaatattttttcatatatagtaATACTGATTAAATTTCCACAGATATTATTGTTCCTtgaaaactataatttttttaacgaaAAACTGCAGTTAAATCCCTAAATTATTTGCagccaaatttgaaaaaaaaaacatttccaaGTAAGTTTACAAGAACCTTTTTGTGTATATATGCTACCAAATAATTTCATAAGAGATTTCTGCAAttccttttgttgttattgttgttagtTGGTTAGTTTTAAATTCACAAGAAGTAGgaaaaaattatagtttaagTCAAAATTCCCACTAATTTTTGTGAAAACATCAGCAATAATAGctacaatttttctttcttgcagatttcatatatacacatatagtGTGCAATGGATTTATAAAACATGTAAAGAGTATTAAAAGTCATAATATGTTTTTCGTATATTACatgtattttaaatgttatgCCAAATGTAGTCATCCTTAATATGATCATTATCATTACTATCTTTATTAAGTGATGATGGTGATGATCATATTACTTATGAGATCTTCATGTTTTTGTTagatttacttttaatttggtGTGTGTTATTTATGTCTCCTGATTGTGTTGGTTGAGTGTGCCATTGAAGAATgagtcagtaaaaaaaaaaaagaagagagagagacagaggaCTGATATCACATGAGAATAATGTGAAAGTCTCTTATAACATAGACTTCAAGTTAacacaatttttgttttcaagctTGTTGGGGTGAGATGTCATCTTgctagaacaaaaatatataccaACAAACacttcattttccttttcaaaGCACTATCTAAATAATTTAggatcataaataaaataaaaaattattaaggacaaaaagttaacaaaattttattagttgaaatggATACGAAACtctaaatttttgtatttttttttgtagacttaaattcataaaataatatctatGCAAAACTTAAAGTATAAGTCTGgtgaaatttcttcaaaaagaatcacttgaaatgCACAAAATTTTGGTTGGAGGATGACGCCATTCAAGAGAAAAGAGTCTCCAAATTTAAAGAATACTAATAAACAacttaattttgtttcatttcatAAAACCTTTTGAAGCTTAAAACAACACGCATAGacaaattaaattcattcaaactttcaacttattaaatatatgagactttattttgcttttgttgACTTATCTTTTGAAACGACAATGCTGTTGTGTTGTAACCAAGTTGAGAATTGAATTGAATGTGTAAGGTTAATTATAGTCAACTGAAAACAGTGAGTCTGCTAGCTACCATGTGTTACACCAAAGAGAAACTGGGGTGAAACTTccaattgttataaaaaattcatgTATATCTGAGAGAATCCACAGactatataaaaacaaaaacgttGACTCTTGCTTATGATTCTCCTGAGCCCTTCACACCCGATTTCCCTTTTACATAAAAGATggaatttctctctcttttagtGCATGGAAATTTTATTCCATTaatggtcaaagtaaataaaattaaacaagggAGGGATGGAGTGATTAACGTTTGAGTTTGTACCTTTTATGTTCATGTTTCTGTTTTGGTATATATTTAGTTACAGTTTCCTGAATTTTCCTGTTTCTTTAGTATATATAGGATCTATGAACACATGCATGATAATAAATTCACCAAAATTTATCATATGGAAAAGTGCTAGAATAGTGTGACGTATCAAAGCGAGTTACGACAATCATTATTCGAAAGTATAAAGATTTATCTTACATTCTACTTTTTGAGTTTCATTCCAGTTTTGTTTCGGACCCTCTTTCTATActtgcaatttaaaaataaataaaaaataaaagtttacaaGACAACGAAAACAAAAGAATATGCAAGGGAAATCAGGATTTGTCTGTTTTCTTTTATGCATACagatatagattttatttttatttctcatgtATATCCTTTTATAAAAACTATTCGAGATATAATAATCAAACATTAAATGTAGACATTTATTCTAATAAGAATTTGAaccaaaatttggtcattttgtAAGTGATCAATtcctttgaaaataattttatttgagatatgactaaacattaaatataaacacTTGTTCCTAGctataaagaaaaatcaaattatagttTGTCACATTCTAAGCGTCGCTTTAAAAATAATCCTATTTGATATATGAtgaaagaataaatataaatacttcttttaataaaaatttaaaccataataatttattacattGTGAGTGACTAATTCTTTTCATTAAATCCAATTCCTTGGTTGTATGTACatatagttatatataaagaaaaaaaagtgacaaaAATGAGCATTGTGTCCTGGTGTGGAGCAAATAGTAATGTAGTACAGTGGCAATGAGCAAACAAACCCacaaagataaataatttgtgGGATTCGGATTCTCAACAGTTAATTATCATCGTCTAATGAAAATCAGacgaattatattttaattcataaaccagacttaaaatataagtataaaatatGAACTATTAGATGTTCATTTAACGATTCAGATTATGTGAATATAATCCAAGAATTCCATAGTATGTGGTTGTGCATGGGAGTGGAGGGGTGGGGTCAAAGATTGGCGCGTTATGTACCATAAATGCACTATTGCAAGGGAATCAACGTCAATCATTTTTATCATCAGATGCTTACGGTCGCCAGGGGAATCCTTATTGCCACCTCGCCCATTGGAGGGGTCCCATTATAACACCACTTTCCTTACATTTTCTCTACTACGGAATATATACTCTACGTGCTCAAATTGAATGGATGTGGACACTACACTACACAATGGAAATTGGAAAACGCCAAACCAACCCATTAGCTACTCATTTGACAAATGTCCACGTCATTTTGGGTAGATTAAGATGGATATTAAGAagagatatataaaaaaataaagaaaaataatatatatgatgtggtgatgaaaaaaaaatgtattcaaaattaaatggaagaaaaaaatagtgtttattaagtatttttttagtcaCTTCTTTCCATGCATCTTCCACgattcttcctcttctcttctcttttgtttgttttccatgCCCAGCACCCATATAACAGGATTGTTCAATCATTTTCTACTTTCAAAATGCATTTCCTTTAACTCCTCTGATGTTGATTATTAGGTAAAGGATGTTATGGTTCCATTCGAAATAAGGAAAGGGGGGAAGTACGTGATGaagatgaataaaataaattttaaaaaaataaagatctgTAGCTTGAACTTCTAATATTCATGTTtcggaaaataaattttttaaaagaaagaaaataacaattatccgttcttttcctttttttttagtaagtCAAGAATATATTTAGGAAAAGTTCATGGTAATCATAGAGTTTGCTTGGTTTGGAATTGTAGAATAGTCATTCAATTCACTTGGTTTTTCTTATATGAAATTTCGCTTAAATCCTGAGTCTCTTTTAAACCAATATGTCATAAAGTGTTTTAAAGGGACAGCGACATAAAGCAAGTTTAATTAGCATAGGATGCTCtgagaataatcaaattattaaatCTCAACGTCTGAGTCAATTTAGCTGACCATGATGAACTCTTTTTAATTTCATGATGCATTTTACACCATCTGTTATAAGCTCCGGGCCAATCTTATCCCAGAGATTATGGACACAAACTACTTAGCTCATGCTATGGTTAAAAGGTATTTGAAATATATGTTAAGTactttatatatacaaataagtaatagataattttatattttatatttaattaatataatataa harbors:
- the LOC100816635 gene encoding dof zinc finger protein DOF3.6; protein product: MVFSSIPVFVDPPNWQQQPNHPQASNNGGDNSQLLPPLPPHQPHVGGSVGSIRPGSMADRARLAKIPPPEAALKCPRCDSTNTKFCYFNNYSLSQPRHFCKTCRRYWTSGGALRNVPVGGGCRRNKKNKRSRSKSPASSEKQTLSGSTSATPSGGTTHELVGQLPQPPNLPFMASLQNLNRYAVGNMGLGLREIHGQNENMGFQIGNSSAAGGGMDQWRIQQVPFLNGFESTSAGSYPFQNEGIETPSGFGGDIATNSRVSQMPSVKMEESGALNLSRSTLNVSENNQYYSWTDMSGLASSSATHLL